A genomic stretch from Marinimicrobium sp. C6131 includes:
- a CDS encoding rhamnogalacturonan acetylesterase, which produces MDDRAMTARSNGTTKGLRPLLLSLMFPLMVQAAEIRPLPKFDFGLGAVAEGYVGIGPETRYAPERGYGFASANTPECTVAAPGTEALRGDACVSDEAFTFAIDVPEGNYEVTLLLGSPDSAAETTVKAEARRLILRPVPTKAGEQARATFTVNRRGPALEEDRRLFLNSREQGPPMIAHWDEHLTIEFLGSPAAVSAMTIQPAPEATTVFVAGDSTVTDQRNEPWAGWGQMLPAFFTPGVAIANHAESGRALFSFESENRLEKVLSTMKRGDYLLIQFGHNDQKDQSEGAGPFTTYAEDLREYIQAVRGKGGIPVLVTPMERRRWSEGKPSETLTDFATAVRQVGEEQGVPVIDLHEMSLALYAALGESGSKKAFVHYPANTFPNQKRALKDDTHHNPYGAYQLARAVVEEIRKKVPGLANHLRDDVLPFDPAEPDSPSAVSIPASPVFQLEKPEGN; this is translated from the coding sequence ATGGATGATCGAGCTATGACCGCGCGCTCAAACGGGACGACCAAAGGGCTGCGACCGTTACTGTTGTCTCTGATGTTTCCTTTGATGGTGCAGGCGGCCGAGATTCGGCCGCTCCCCAAATTCGACTTTGGTCTCGGCGCTGTGGCTGAGGGTTACGTCGGTATTGGGCCGGAAACGCGCTACGCTCCCGAACGGGGCTACGGCTTCGCCAGTGCCAATACGCCTGAGTGTACCGTGGCAGCGCCTGGGACAGAGGCGCTGCGAGGCGATGCCTGTGTGTCCGACGAGGCATTTACTTTTGCGATCGACGTACCCGAAGGAAATTATGAGGTAACGCTCCTGTTAGGTTCACCCGATTCCGCCGCGGAGACGACCGTAAAAGCCGAGGCACGCCGCTTGATATTGCGTCCCGTCCCGACCAAAGCCGGAGAGCAGGCGAGGGCGACCTTCACCGTCAATCGAAGGGGTCCGGCATTGGAAGAGGACCGCCGTCTTTTCTTGAACTCGCGCGAACAAGGCCCACCAATGATCGCGCACTGGGATGAGCATCTGACCATCGAATTTCTGGGCAGTCCGGCGGCGGTGTCGGCAATGACGATTCAACCGGCACCGGAGGCCACTACCGTCTTCGTGGCCGGGGACTCGACCGTCACGGATCAACGCAATGAGCCCTGGGCCGGCTGGGGGCAGATGTTGCCCGCTTTCTTTACGCCGGGTGTGGCCATTGCCAACCACGCCGAGTCGGGGCGGGCTCTGTTCAGCTTCGAATCGGAGAACCGGCTGGAGAAAGTCCTGAGTACCATGAAACGCGGGGATTACCTGTTGATTCAGTTCGGCCACAATGACCAGAAAGACCAGAGCGAGGGCGCCGGCCCTTTCACCACATACGCCGAAGATTTACGCGAGTACATTCAGGCGGTACGGGGCAAGGGCGGTATTCCCGTGTTGGTTACACCCATGGAGCGTCGCCGCTGGAGTGAAGGAAAGCCCAGTGAAACCCTCACCGACTTCGCCACAGCGGTGCGTCAGGTCGGAGAAGAGCAGGGCGTACCGGTTATCGATCTTCACGAGATGAGCCTGGCGCTTTACGCTGCTTTGGGAGAATCAGGTTCCAAAAAGGCTTTTGTACATTATCCGGCCAATACTTTTCCCAATCAGAAGCGGGCGCTGAAAGACGATACACACCACAATCCCTACGGCGCTTACCAGCTGGCTCGCGCTGTCGTAGAAGAGATTCGGAAAAAGGTGCCGGGACTGGCCAATCACTTGCGTGACGATGTGCTCCCGTTTGATCCTGCCGAGCCGGACTCCCCGAGTGCGGTCAGCATCCCGGCAAGTCCGGTGTTTCAGCTCGAGAAGCCGGAGGGTAACTGA